In a genomic window of Deltaproteobacteria bacterium:
- a CDS encoding AAA family ATPase, whose protein sequence is MLEREGRVAYRILKRRFELNDDDLEDLKADLIDAKRLAADEDGKVLVWVGAAPVVSSQLSVVSPQPLAPSTQHPISYTPPHLAERIRATPLTDGERKTITALFADLKGSTALIEGLDPEEARAIIDPALQLMMDAVHQYDGYVATDGYFAFKDLGPTQIKGVEAPLNIYEVLGAGPLRTRLQVSARRGLTRFVGRQSEMEQLRRALAQAKEGHGQIVGVMGEPGLGKSRLFYEFKLTSLTGCLVLEAYSVSHGKATAYLPVIELLKSYFDIQSQDDERKRREKVAGKVVILDRTLEEILPYLYALLRIKEQSSPLAQMDAQIRRRRTFEALKKLFLRESLNQPLILVFEDLHWIDGETQGFLDVLSESVASAKLLLLTNYRPEYRHEWGQKTYYTQLRLAPFGKAEAEEFLDELLGTTAGAHGRAPLQVLKQFILEKTEGTPFFMEEVVHELFERGVLVRDGVETRHVASLPTDLHLPPTVQGVLAARIDRLAPDEKALLQQLSVIGRQFPVSLIRQVITQPEAELYRLLASLQRKEFLYEQPAFPEVEYIFKHALTQDVAYGTVLQEQRKLLDERTGQALETVYTATLHEHYGDLAHHYRRSANSEKAITYLHLAGQQAVQRSAYTEAINDLTAALELLRTLPDTTERAQRELSVHMPLGPALITTKGWGAEEVGQAYARARELCRQVGETPHLCPVLFGMWAFYVVRAEHRMAYELGKQLSSLAQSTQDPAPSLQAHIALGNSSVWLGELASAREHLEQGIALYEPQRHHSLAFLYGGADPGVHDLSYLALALWLLGYPDQALKKSHEALTLAQELSHPFSLAWALSFAAWLHQVRREGQATQERAEPAIALSTEQGFPFWLGWATVLRGWALTEQGQGEKGIAQMHQGLATYRATGAGLGQSGFLALLAETYGKAGQTEEGLGVLAEALTLVDKTGEQHYEAELYRIKGQLTLQSQTSLKQVSDKSQTSQDKSEDANAQILNPNAQSEAEACFLKALDIAQKQQAKSLELRAVMSLARMWQSQGKKDEAHKMLGEIYHWFTEGFDTKDLQEAKALLEELTQ, encoded by the coding sequence ATGCTGGAGCGCGAAGGGCGGGTGGCCTACCGCATCCTGAAGCGACGGTTCGAATTGAACGACGACGACCTCGAAGATCTCAAGGCAGACCTGATTGACGCGAAACGGCTCGCAGCAGATGAAGACGGCAAGGTGCTGGTGTGGGTCGGCGCTGCGCCAGTTGTCAGTTCTCAGTTGTCAGTTGTTAGTCCCCAGCCCCTAGCCCCTAGCACCCAACATCCCATTAGCTACACGCCGCCCCACCTCGCCGAGCGCATCCGCGCGACTCCATTGACGGACGGCGAACGTAAAACCATCACCGCGCTGTTTGCCGATCTCAAAGGCTCGACAGCGTTGATCGAAGGACTCGATCCCGAAGAAGCGCGGGCGATTATCGATCCCGCACTGCAACTGATGATGGATGCCGTCCATCAGTATGACGGCTATGTCGCCACCGACGGGTATTTTGCCTTCAAAGACTTGGGACCCACCCAGATCAAAGGAGTAGAAGCGCCGCTCAATATCTACGAAGTGCTCGGTGCCGGGCCATTACGCACGCGGTTGCAAGTGTCGGCGCGGCGAGGACTCACCCGCTTCGTCGGACGGCAGAGCGAGATGGAGCAGTTGAGGAGAGCATTGGCGCAAGCCAAGGAAGGGCATGGGCAAATCGTCGGCGTGATGGGCGAGCCGGGCTTAGGCAAGTCGCGGCTATTCTATGAATTCAAATTAACGTCGCTGACTGGCTGTTTGGTGCTGGAAGCCTATTCGGTGTCACACGGCAAAGCGACGGCGTATTTGCCGGTGATTGAGCTGCTCAAGAGCTACTTTGACATCCAGTCCCAGGATGATGAACGGAAGCGGCGCGAGAAGGTAGCCGGGAAAGTCGTGATTCTCGATCGCACGTTGGAAGAGATCTTGCCGTATCTCTACGCCTTACTCAGGATTAAAGAACAGTCCTCGCCGTTGGCGCAGATGGACGCGCAGATTCGCCGCCGGCGGACGTTCGAGGCGCTCAAGAAGCTCTTTCTCCGCGAGAGTCTCAATCAACCGCTGATTCTGGTCTTTGAGGACTTGCACTGGATTGACGGGGAGACGCAGGGCTTCCTGGATGTGCTCAGTGAGAGTGTGGCCAGCGCCAAGTTGTTGCTCTTGACCAACTACCGTCCGGAGTATCGCCACGAGTGGGGGCAGAAGACGTATTACACGCAGTTACGGTTAGCGCCCTTTGGTAAAGCGGAGGCCGAAGAATTTCTTGACGAGCTGCTAGGCACGACCGCAGGGGCGCACGGCCGTGCGCCCCTACAAGTTCTCAAACAGTTCATCCTAGAGAAAACCGAAGGCACGCCGTTTTTCATGGAAGAGGTAGTGCACGAGTTGTTTGAGCGAGGCGTCTTGGTCCGCGACGGTGTAGAGACGCGACATGTCGCGTCTCTACCGACAGATCTGCATCTACCACCCACCGTGCAAGGCGTACTCGCCGCTCGTATCGACCGCTTGGCCCCGGACGAGAAAGCTCTCCTGCAACAGCTCTCCGTCATTGGCCGGCAATTCCCCGTGAGCCTGATCCGCCAAGTCATCACCCAACCGGAAGCCGAGCTCTATCGCCTGCTCGCCTCGCTCCAACGCAAGGAATTTCTCTACGAACAGCCCGCCTTTCCCGAGGTGGAATATATTTTCAAGCATGCACTCACCCAAGACGTAGCGTACGGCACCGTGCTCCAGGAGCAGCGCAAGCTGTTAGACGAACGCACAGGCCAGGCGCTTGAAACCGTGTACACCGCGACGCTCCATGAGCACTACGGTGACCTCGCGCATCACTACCGGCGCAGTGCTAACAGCGAGAAAGCCATCACGTATCTCCACTTGGCGGGACAGCAGGCCGTGCAACGCTCGGCCTATACCGAAGCGATCAATGATTTGACTGCCGCTCTTGAACTGCTCAGAACCCTGCCCGACACCACCGAGCGTGCGCAACGAGAACTGAGCGTACACATGCCCCTCGGCCCAGCGTTGATAACCACCAAAGGTTGGGGGGCCGAGGAAGTAGGGCAAGCCTATGCACGGGCCCGGGAGCTGTGTCGACAGGTGGGGGAAACCCCTCACCTCTGCCCAGTACTGTTTGGAATGTGGGCATTTTATGTGGTGCGGGCGGAACATCGGATGGCCTACGAACTGGGGAAGCAACTCTCTAGCCTAGCCCAGAGCACACAAGACCCCGCTCCCTCTCTGCAGGCCCACATTGCATTAGGGAACAGCTCGGTCTGGTTGGGAGAGCTTGCCTCTGCCCGAGAGCACCTAGAGCAGGGTATTGCGCTCTATGAACCTCAGCGACACCACTCTTTGGCCTTTCTCTATGGTGGAGCTGACCCCGGGGTGCATGACCTATCTTATCTGGCTTTGGCGCTGTGGTTGCTTGGCTATCCCGACCAGGCCCTTAAGAAGAGCCACGAGGCTCTTACCCTAGCCCAAGAGCTGTCTCACCCCTTTAGCCTAGCGTGGGCCCTGAGCTTTGCTGCTTGGCTTCATCAGGTCCGCCGGGAAGGGCAAGCAACCCAAGAGCGAGCAGAGCCAGCTATTGCACTTTCGACCGAGCAGGGGTTTCCATTCTGGTTGGGCTGGGCGACTGTCCTGCGAGGCTGGGCACTGACCGAGCAGGGGCAGGGAGAAAAGGGGATAGCTCAGATGCACCAGGGGCTGGCTACCTACCGGGCTACGGGGGCAGGGTTGGGACAGTCGGGTTTTCTTGCCTTGCTGGCCGAAACATATGGGAAAGCCGGACAGACGGAAGAAGGGCTGGGCGTACTGGCTGAGGCGCTGACGCTGGTAGACAAAACCGGGGAGCAGCACTACGAGGCGGAGTTGTATCGGATAAAAGGGCAACTTACGTTGCAGTCTCAAACAAGTCTCAAGCAAGTCTCGGACAAGTCTCAGACAAGTCAAGACAAGTCCGAAGACGCCAACGCCCAAATCCTAAATCCCAATGCCCAATCCGAAGCCGAAGCGTGTTTCCTTAAAGCCCTCGACATCGCGCAAAAGCAGCAAGCCAAATCCCTCGAACTCCGCGCGGTGATGAGTCTCGCCCGCATGTGGCAGAGTCAAGGCAAGAAGGACGAAGCTCACAAGATGTTGGGCGAAATCTACCACTGGTTCACCGAAGGGTTTGATACGAAAGATTTGCAAGAAGCGAAAGCGTTGTTGGAGGAATTGACTCAGTAA
- a CDS encoding retropepsin-like domain-containing protein, producing the protein MSQRFDLQERLIIVPARIYRPAGDTIVRLALDTGASSTLVNTEVMVLLGYDPAAAPDRIEVTTGSGIEFCARLSVKRIEAVERMLETFPILCHTLPPSAQIDGLLGLDFFRGCYLGIDLRSGEITVS; encoded by the coding sequence ATGAGCCAGCGCTTCGATCTCCAAGAGCGGCTCATCATCGTCCCGGCGCGGATCTATCGCCCAGCTGGGGATACCATTGTCCGTCTCGCTCTGGATACCGGCGCAAGCAGTACGTTAGTCAATACCGAGGTGATGGTCCTGTTAGGCTATGATCCGGCCGCCGCACCAGACCGTATTGAAGTGACGACTGGGAGTGGCATCGAGTTCTGCGCGCGGCTGTCGGTGAAGCGCATTGAAGCCGTAGAGCGAATGCTAGAGACGTTCCCCATCCTGTGCCACACGTTGCCTCCGAGTGCGCAAATTGACGGACTGCTTGGGCTGGATTTCTTTCGTGGCTGTTACCTGGGGATCGACTTGCGGAGTGGGGAGATTACGGTGAGCTGA
- a CDS encoding sigma-54-dependent Fis family transcriptional regulator: protein MKPRLAVLDDEQRMVDILAMVLRREGYDVGSFTQPSAALESLRTEPFDLLISDLKMPGMDGVEVLRRTKMLNPDLPVILVTAHATVQTAISAMREGAFDYVEKPFDNDELKVLVRRALDVTRLARENRYLRAELRQRYALDAFVAESLAMREVLDLVRRAARSRSTVLIAGESGTGKEMIARAVHYHSDRVGQPFLAVNCKAFAEGVLESELFGHEKGAFTGADRAKLGLFERAHGGTVFLDEVGEVSGDFQGKLLRVLQEKALQRVGGVEERTVDIRVVAATNRDLRAEVMAGRFREDLYFRLAVIPVQLPPLRERGEDIVPLAQHFLAKWNAELSRQISGWSAEVEAYLLRHTWPGNVRELENTIERGVVLARGEVLTLEDLLIDTESDSASSEVGDQPGDLQSFLDQAAAERIRTVLKDVRGARLEAARRLGIDRTTLYRLMRKYRL from the coding sequence ATGAAGCCACGTCTGGCCGTACTCGATGACGAACAGCGCATGGTGGACATTCTGGCGATGGTACTGCGGCGGGAAGGCTACGATGTCGGGTCGTTTACGCAGCCGAGCGCGGCCCTGGAAAGCTTGCGAACCGAGCCCTTCGATCTGTTGATCTCCGACCTCAAGATGCCGGGTATGGATGGTGTCGAAGTCCTGCGCCGGACAAAAATGCTCAATCCGGATCTGCCCGTCATTCTCGTCACGGCACACGCCACTGTCCAGACCGCTATCTCCGCCATGCGTGAAGGTGCGTTCGATTATGTCGAGAAACCTTTCGACAACGACGAGCTGAAAGTCCTGGTGCGTCGCGCGTTGGACGTGACTCGCCTGGCGCGCGAGAATCGCTATCTGCGTGCGGAGTTGCGGCAGCGTTACGCGCTCGATGCTTTCGTTGCGGAAAGTCTCGCGATGCGCGAGGTGTTAGATTTGGTGCGTCGTGCGGCGCGCAGTCGCAGTACGGTGCTGATTGCCGGAGAGAGTGGCACTGGAAAAGAGATGATTGCCCGTGCTGTACATTATCACAGTGATCGGGTGGGGCAGCCGTTCCTAGCGGTGAACTGTAAAGCCTTCGCCGAAGGGGTGCTGGAGTCCGAACTGTTCGGACATGAGAAAGGCGCATTTACCGGTGCCGACCGCGCGAAACTCGGATTGTTCGAGCGCGCCCATGGCGGGACGGTTTTTCTTGATGAAGTTGGCGAAGTGAGCGGCGATTTCCAGGGGAAACTGCTTCGCGTCCTCCAGGAGAAGGCGCTCCAGCGGGTCGGCGGAGTGGAGGAACGCACAGTGGATATCCGTGTCGTAGCGGCGACCAATCGCGACCTCCGTGCAGAAGTGATGGCTGGTCGGTTTCGTGAAGATCTCTACTTTCGTCTCGCGGTGATTCCCGTGCAACTGCCGCCGTTACGCGAGCGCGGCGAGGATATTGTACCCTTGGCGCAGCATTTCCTGGCCAAATGGAACGCCGAGTTGTCGCGCCAGATCAGTGGTTGGAGCGCTGAGGTTGAGGCGTATCTGCTGAGACACACGTGGCCGGGCAATGTGCGCGAATTGGAGAATACCATCGAGCGTGGCGTGGTGCTCGCGCGCGGCGAGGTGCTGACGTTGGAAGATCTCCTGATCGACACAGAATCGGACTCAGCTTCGAGTGAAGTCGGAGACCAGCCGGGCGATTTGCAGTCTTTTCTGGACCAAGCGGCAGCGGAACGTATCCGTACCGTTCTTAAAGACGTACGCGGCGCACGCCTCGAAGCCGCCCGCCGTTTGGGTATCGACCGGACCACCTTGTATCGACTGATGCGGAAGTATCGCCTTTAA
- a CDS encoding nuclear transport factor 2 family protein, protein MSSIAQWVEKFREFGAQPSPDRYAVLFDPEGTVFDSGMERPLKATEVAPHMKGILKLMPDLHITVNRWRARNDTVFVDAQNSATIASRKILWDAVYCVTLREGRVIRGRRYYDRAPLLARVSPTLPTMPPYEPVIDCEIEQGVNAEAEVFSVNPGEFLERYGRVWQVPQPRQFAAFYHPRGRMLNPGMNRPIRKAEIPGYYASLLTSMPDLRLKQLDWAGDQEVLYVEWQASGHLAGRPFQFNGVDCFEFIAGRVIYGQAYFDTVALLSVLDPSINAIHFALSAGATPQ, encoded by the coding sequence ATGTCGAGCATCGCACAGTGGGTCGAGAAGTTTCGTGAGTTTGGCGCACAGCCAAGTCCGGATCGTTATGCCGTGCTCTTCGATCCCGAGGGCACGGTCTTCGATTCCGGCATGGAGCGCCCACTCAAGGCGACTGAAGTCGCCCCCCACATGAAAGGCATTCTCAAACTGATGCCGGATCTTCACATCACGGTGAACCGCTGGCGCGCTCGCAACGACACGGTCTTCGTCGATGCGCAAAACTCCGCGACCATTGCCAGTCGGAAAATCCTGTGGGACGCCGTGTATTGCGTGACGCTGCGGGAAGGTCGTGTGATTCGCGGGCGACGATACTACGATCGCGCCCCGCTTCTGGCGCGAGTGTCCCCGACCTTGCCAACCATGCCGCCTTATGAACCGGTGATTGACTGTGAGATCGAACAGGGCGTCAACGCGGAAGCGGAAGTCTTCAGTGTCAATCCAGGAGAATTTCTCGAACGCTATGGACGAGTATGGCAGGTGCCGCAGCCACGACAGTTCGCGGCTTTTTACCATCCGCGCGGGCGCATGTTGAACCCAGGAATGAACCGACCTATCCGCAAAGCGGAAATTCCTGGGTACTACGCCTCCTTGCTCACTTCGATGCCGGACTTACGCTTGAAGCAGTTAGACTGGGCGGGTGACCAAGAAGTGCTGTATGTCGAATGGCAAGCAAGTGGGCATCTCGCGGGTCGCCCTTTCCAATTCAACGGCGTGGACTGTTTCGAATTCATCGCGGGTCGCGTGATCTACGGGCAAGCGTACTTCGATACGGTCGCGCTGCTCAGCGTGCTAGATCCTTCAATCAATGCTATACACTTTGCGCTTTCCGCTGGAGCGACACCGCAGTAG